The following proteins are co-located in the Rattus norvegicus strain BN/NHsdMcwi chromosome 19, GRCr8, whole genome shotgun sequence genome:
- the Cmtr2 gene encoding cap-specific mRNA (nucleoside-2'-O-)-methyltransferase 2, which produces MSKRRKRPAQQPASPETFSPDALNAVSELFAKNFSYCKPLDHEWQLPAPAESFTCEHVEFQAFLDLKNSLNAVKNLLCDKELDGWHRHTAFTNRAGQIIAHVRKAVNAELCTQAWCKFQEILCSFPLIPQEAFQSGRLNSLHLCEAPGAFIASLNHYLKSHRFPCEWSWVANSLNPYHEANDNLRMITDDRLIANTLHRWYFGPDNTGDIMTLKYLTGLQDFLSGTSPIHLVTADGSFDCQGNPGEQEALVSPLHYCEAVTALTTLGDGGSFVLKMFTLFEHCSVNLMYLLNCSFDQVHVFKPATSKAGNSEVYVVCLCYKGREAIRPLLSRMVLNFGTEMTKKALFPHHVIPKSFLERHRECCTLFHRYQLETISENIRLFECMGTGEQEKLNNLRNCAVQHFMQKFQLKPLSRNHWLVKKSTLGCSTNTKWFGQRNKYFRTYNERKMLETLSWKDKVARGFFDSWAEEHVVYHPGQSPLLEGSASSLECHLWCILEGKKLPKVKCSPFCDSEILKTLNEAIEKSSGEALSVESKVSPKQQYRCCQIFSEESVLSELLSLTKCLQEEQGVEPSNPIRCLLVGSPTVRDLQMYTALEVQLLESVELTAFSCSLLHDGDPAYQHLFLNCLLHSLKQLHSGDVMILPILSCFTRFMAGLTFVLHSCFRFITFSCPTSSEPLRTCAVLLCIGYQNLPDPVFQFLQNVNELLGTLLHPGAPQQVLQFVPMEVLLQGTLLDFLWDLNAAIAKRHLHLIIQGERDKVISSLEL; this is translated from the coding sequence ATGAGCAAGCGCAGGAAGCGTCCAGCTCAGCAGCCAGCGAGCCCCGAGACCTTCAGCCCAGACGCTCTCAATGCCGTGTCTGAGCTCTTCGCCAAGAACTTTTCCTACTGTAAGCCACTCGATCACGAGTGGCAGTTACCAGCTCCCGCCGAGAGCTTCACCTGCGAGCACGTCGAGTTCCAAGCTTTCCTTGACTTGAAGAACTCCCTGAACGCAGTGAAAAACCTCCTGTGCGATAAGGAGCTGGACGGCTGGCACAGGCACACCGCCTTCACCAACAGGGCGGGGCAGATCATCGCCCACGTGAGAAAGGCCGTGAACGCAGAACTCTGTACTCAGGCCTGGTGCAAGTTCCAGGAGATCTTGTGCAGTTTCCCACTTATCCCGCAGGAAGCTTTTCAGAGTGGAAGACTGAATTCTCTGCACCTGTGTGAAGCCCCAGGCGCTTTCATAGCCAGCCTCAACCATTACTTAAAATCCCACCGGTTCCCCTGTGAATGGAGCTGGGTAGCAAATAGCCTGAACCCATACCACGAGGCCAACGACAATCTTAGGATGATTACGGACGACCGGCTGATTGCAAACACCTTGCACCGCTGGTACTTCGGCCCAGATAACACTGGTGATATCATGACCCTGAAGTACCTGACCGGGCTTCAGGACTTCCTCAGCGGCACATCTCCCATTCACTTGGTCACTGCTGATGGGAGTTTTGACTGCCAGGGAAACCCAGGCGAACAGGAAGCTTTAGTCTCCCCTTTGCATTACTGTGAAGCTGTCACTGCTCTGACCACCCTTGGAGATGGTGGCTCTTTTGTTCTAAAGATGTTTACGTTGTTTGAACACTGTTCTGTGAACCTCATGTACCTGCTAAATTGTTCCTTTGACCAAGTTCACGTTTTCAAACCTGCTACTAGCAAGGCGGGAAACTCAGAAGTCTACGTGGTGTGTCTCTGCTATAAGGGAAGAGAGGCTATTCGTCCTTTGCTATCTAGGATGGTGTTGAACTTTGGCACTGAGATGACCAAGAAGGCGCTCTTTCCCCATCATGTGATCCCCAAATCCTTTCTTGAGCGACACAGAGAGTGTTGTACACTCTTCCATAGATACCAGTTAGAGACTATCTCTGAGAACATTCGTCTTTTTGAGTGCATGGGGACGGGGGAGCAAGAGAAACTGAATAACTTAAGGAACTGTGCTGTACAGCATTTTATGCAAAAGTTCCAACTGAAGCCCCTTTCTAGAAATCACTGGCTCGTCAAAAAATCCACTCTTGGCTGCAGTACAAACACAAAATGGTTCGGACAGAGAAACAAGTATTTTAGAACCTATAACGAACGGAAGATGCTGGAAACCCTTTCGTGGAAGGATAAAGTAGCCAGGGGATTCTTCGATAGTTGGGCGGAGGAACATGTCGTCTATCACCCCGGGCAGAGCCCCCTCCTAGAAGGGAGTGCTTCCAGCCTCGAGTGCCACTTGTGGTGCATTCTAGAAGGCAAGAAACTGCCGAAGGTGAAGTGTTCTCCTTTCTGTGATAGTGAAATTTTAAAGACTCTTAATGAAGCCATTGAGAAGTCCTCAGGAGAAGCTTTGAGTgtggagtccaaggtcagtcccaAGCAGCAATACCGCTGTTGCCAAATCTTCTCGGAAGAATCGGTGTTATCCGAGTTGCTGAGCCTTACCAAGTGCCTTCAGGAAGAGCAGGGTGTAGAACCCAGCAACCCCATCAGGTGCCTGCTTGTGGGTTCACCCACTGTCCGCGATCTCCAAATGTACACGGCCCTGGAAGTCCAGCTTCTGGAGTCCGTCGAACTTACTGCCTTCAGCTGTTCACTGCTCCATGACGGTGACCCCGCCTACCAACATTTGTTTTTGAATTGCCTGCTACACTCCCTGAAGCAGCTTCACTCGGGAGATGTGATGATTTTGCCCATCCTTTCCTGCTTCACAAGGTTTATGGCTGGCTTGACCTTTGTCCTCCACAGCTGTTTTAGATTTATCACATTCTCTTGTCCCACATCGTCTGAGCCCCTCAGGACCTGTGCTGTCCTGCTATGCATTGGTTATCAGAACCTTCCAGATCCAGTTTTTCAGTTTCTGCAGAACGTTAACGAACTCTTGGGCACTTTGCTCCACCCCGGTGCCCCCCAGCAGGTTTTACAGTTTGTACCAATGGAGGTGCTCCTTCAGGGGACACTGCTTGATTTTTTGTGGGATCTGAATGCTGCCATTGCTAAAAGGCATTTGCATTTGATTAtccaaggagagagagacaaagtcATCAGCAGCCTCGAGTTGTAA